One segment of candidate division KSB1 bacterium DNA contains the following:
- a CDS encoding multidrug efflux SMR transporter, which produces MPWLYLLLASLLEIGWVISLKFTDGFTRVWPVVCYAVFGFGSAYFLSLAIRALPMGTAYAIWMGIAIVGAAVFGILHLREPAGWFRLLCIGLILFGIVGLKFADRKPAGRPPLPKDELAHKER; this is translated from the coding sequence TTGCCGTGGCTTTATCTGCTGCTGGCCAGCCTCCTGGAAATCGGCTGGGTGATCAGCCTGAAGTTCACCGATGGTTTCACCAGAGTGTGGCCGGTGGTGTGTTATGCCGTTTTCGGATTCGGCAGCGCGTATTTCCTCTCGCTCGCGATCCGCGCCCTGCCGATGGGCACCGCCTATGCCATTTGGATGGGCATCGCCATTGTGGGCGCGGCGGTGTTCGGCATCCTGCATTTGCGCGAACCCGCCGGCTGGTTTCGTCTGCTGTGCATCGGCCTGATTCTCTTCGGCATCGTGGGTTTGAAATTCGCGGATCGGAAACCCGCGGGCAGGCCGCCCCTCCCGAAAGATGAGCTCGCCCATAAAGAACGCTGA